From Shewanella psychrophila, a single genomic window includes:
- a CDS encoding chemotaxis protein CheW: MSDANSVAIAVNKDDEVLQWVTFRLDNETYGINVMQVQEVLRYTEIAPVPGAPHYVLGIINLRGNVVTVIDTRSRFGLASSDVDDSTRIVIIEAEKQVIGILVDSVAEVVYLRGSEIDSAPNVGTEESAKFIQGVSNRDNELLILVDLDKLLSDEEWMEVSQV; encoded by the coding sequence ATGTCAGACGCAAATAGTGTAGCAATAGCAGTAAATAAAGATGACGAAGTGTTGCAGTGGGTAACCTTTAGACTCGATAACGAGACATACGGTATCAATGTGATGCAGGTTCAGGAAGTGTTGAGATATACCGAGATTGCACCTGTTCCTGGAGCGCCTCATTATGTACTTGGTATCATCAACCTTAGAGGTAATGTCGTCACAGTGATCGATACCCGTTCACGTTTTGGATTGGCTTCGTCCGATGTTGATGATTCTACCCGAATCGTGATCATTGAAGCCGAGAAACAAGTTATCGGTATTCTAGTCGACAGTGTGGCAGAAGTAGTTTATTTACGCGGCTCTGAAATAGATAGTGCTCCAAATGTCGGAACAGAAGAGAGTGCTAAGTTTATACAAGGCGTGAGTAACCGAGATAATGAATTACTCATTCTGGTTGATCTCGACAAACTGCTATCAGATGAAGAGTGGATGGAAGTGTCACAAGTTTAA
- a CDS encoding chemotaxis protein CheW, with protein sequence MSSLVDEAVSDYFNILLAEVEEQVESEQGVIAKLVSNDTEVKSVSVSARQGKVNTKETRQLSKERMNDLRQEELVPSIAPVAESSGTVSILTQHKLKDIEPQLDKQALEQLLAPVFKTKVKAPVSVKVKAQVEPKVKAEIKTVSKTVSKPETKIASQINQEVDIQQMVAVIPPKVTKDLLETLDDEFQVLFFKVAGLTLAVPLVSLGGIVKLERVNHIMGRPDWYKGVQAHRGSQLNVVDTCAWVMPEKYDSALAETVNYQYVVLLEDSNWGLTCESLVNAVKINKSAVNWRSNAGKRPWLAGVVREQMCGILHVHALIELLNSGLSSQDPVG encoded by the coding sequence ATGTCAAGCTTAGTTGATGAAGCCGTATCCGATTATTTCAATATTTTGCTCGCAGAAGTTGAAGAGCAAGTTGAGAGTGAACAAGGGGTTATCGCAAAGCTTGTCTCCAATGACACCGAAGTCAAATCTGTCTCGGTTTCTGCTCGGCAAGGTAAAGTTAATACCAAGGAAACAAGGCAACTTAGTAAAGAGCGAATGAATGATCTTCGCCAAGAAGAGCTTGTTCCTAGCATAGCTCCAGTCGCAGAATCGAGTGGTACAGTGTCAATATTAACTCAGCATAAGCTGAAAGATATTGAGCCACAGCTTGATAAACAGGCCTTGGAGCAGTTACTGGCGCCTGTTTTTAAGACTAAAGTTAAAGCACCAGTTTCAGTAAAAGTTAAAGCACAAGTTGAACCCAAAGTTAAAGCTGAGATTAAAACAGTCTCTAAAACAGTCTCTAAACCAGAGACTAAAATAGCGTCTCAGATTAATCAGGAAGTAGATATTCAGCAGATGGTGGCAGTGATACCGCCTAAAGTAACAAAAGATCTGCTGGAAACCCTCGATGATGAGTTTCAGGTACTATTCTTTAAAGTAGCTGGATTAACATTAGCTGTGCCCTTGGTTAGTTTAGGTGGAATTGTAAAGCTAGAGCGGGTCAATCATATTATGGGTCGACCCGATTGGTATAAAGGTGTTCAAGCTCACCGAGGGTCACAGCTGAATGTCGTCGATACTTGTGCCTGGGTAATGCCGGAAAAGTATGATAGTGCATTAGCTGAAACCGTAAATTATCAATATGTTGTATTATTAGAAGACAGTAACTGGGGATTGACTTGTGAATCCTTGGTCAATGCGGTAAAAATTAACAAATCAGCGGTCAATTGGCGAAGTAATGCGGGTAAGCGCCCTTGGTTGGCTGGAGTGGTAAGAGAGCAGATGTGTGGCATTTTACATGTACATGCACTTATAGAATTATTAAATTCAGGTTTAAGTAGTCAAGACCCTGTTGGTTGA
- a CDS encoding ParA family protein, translated as MKVWTIANQKGGVGKTTTVASLAGSLAKRGKRVLMIDTDPHASLGYYLGIDSEEVLGSLYNVFLAHKELSAELVKKHIVSTAVEGIELLPSTMALATLDRSLGHQEGMGLILKKTLDLVKEDYDIALIDCPPVLGVLMVNALAASEHIIVPVQTEFLAIKGLDRMIKTMLLMGRSKKTKYSFTVVPTMYDRRTRASSSALQHLGEEYGEHLWPDVVPIDTKFRDASLAHLPASHYAAHSRGVKAYERLLDYLLAGALSHVKLS; from the coding sequence TTGAAAGTCTGGACAATAGCAAACCAAAAGGGTGGGGTTGGTAAAACGACTACGGTTGCAAGTCTGGCCGGTTCTCTCGCCAAGCGTGGCAAACGCGTGTTGATGATAGATACCGATCCTCATGCTTCATTGGGTTATTACTTAGGCATTGATTCTGAGGAAGTACTCGGTTCTCTCTATAATGTCTTCTTAGCCCATAAAGAGTTAAGTGCAGAGTTAGTAAAAAAACATATTGTCTCCACTGCCGTTGAAGGGATCGAACTCCTTCCGTCAACCATGGCGTTAGCGACATTAGACCGTTCCCTCGGGCACCAGGAAGGTATGGGACTCATCTTAAAGAAAACCTTAGATCTGGTAAAAGAAGATTATGACATTGCCTTGATCGATTGCCCCCCTGTATTAGGGGTGTTAATGGTCAATGCTCTCGCGGCAAGTGAACATATTATTGTCCCGGTACAGACTGAGTTTCTTGCTATCAAGGGACTGGATCGCATGATAAAAACCATGCTCTTGATGGGACGTTCTAAGAAAACCAAATACAGTTTTACCGTAGTCCCGACCATGTACGATAGACGTACCAGAGCTTCCTCTTCGGCGCTTCAACATTTAGGTGAAGAGTATGGTGAACACTTATGGCCGGATGTTGTTCCAATAGATACTAAATTTAGGGATGCCAGTTTGGCCCATCTTCCTGCATCACATTACGCTGCCCATAGCCGTGGCGTAAAAGCGTATGAAAGGTTACTCGACTATCTGCTTGCTGGGGCGTTATCTCATGTCAAGCTTAGTTGA
- a CDS encoding protein-glutamate methylesterase/protein-glutamine glutaminase, protein MGIKVLVVDDSSFFRRRVSEIVTKDPDLEVIGTAVNGAEAVKLAAELKPQVITMDIEMPVMDGITAVREIMAKTPTPILMFSSLTHDGAKATLDALEAGALDFLPKRFEDIATNKDDAIVLLQQRIKALGRRRLYKPIARSSAPSSSSTKAKLTTGVSSSPRSVRDTTNLRGSALVRASGKKYKLLLIGTSTGGPVALQKILTKLPANYPHPILLIQHMPAAFTPAFASRLNGLCQIEVKEAQSGDQLKPGTAYLAPGGMQMMLERGGAHGRLKVLAGSADMNYKPSVDITFASASKIAGRDTLAVVLTGMGADGREGARMLKSAGATIWAQDEASCVVYGMPQAVTAAGLSTQSIGLEDMADSILRESGNG, encoded by the coding sequence ATGGGCATTAAAGTTCTCGTAGTCGACGACTCTAGTTTTTTTCGTCGAAGAGTCAGTGAAATAGTGACTAAAGATCCTGATTTAGAGGTGATAGGTACCGCAGTGAACGGCGCCGAGGCTGTTAAGTTAGCTGCAGAGCTTAAGCCTCAAGTCATCACTATGGATATAGAGATGCCCGTCATGGATGGAATCACCGCAGTACGTGAGATAATGGCCAAGACACCGACGCCAATTCTGATGTTTTCATCGTTAACCCATGATGGCGCGAAAGCGACCCTAGATGCCTTAGAAGCCGGGGCATTAGATTTCTTGCCTAAACGTTTCGAAGATATCGCGACCAATAAAGATGATGCAATTGTATTACTGCAGCAACGAATTAAAGCCTTAGGTCGTCGGCGTTTATACAAACCGATAGCACGCTCAAGTGCACCGAGTTCTTCTAGCACGAAAGCTAAGTTGACTACTGGTGTGTCTTCATCCCCTAGAAGCGTCAGAGATACAACAAACCTAAGAGGTTCTGCTCTTGTACGTGCATCGGGTAAGAAATATAAACTGTTACTGATAGGCACTTCGACAGGTGGCCCAGTTGCTTTGCAGAAAATTTTGACTAAATTACCGGCTAACTATCCTCATCCCATCTTGCTGATCCAGCATATGCCGGCAGCATTTACCCCTGCATTCGCTAGTAGATTGAACGGCTTATGTCAGATTGAAGTAAAAGAAGCGCAATCGGGAGATCAATTGAAACCTGGTACGGCTTATCTTGCACCTGGCGGCATGCAGATGATGTTAGAAAGAGGGGGCGCTCATGGCAGGCTTAAAGTGCTCGCTGGCAGTGCCGATATGAATTATAAGCCGAGTGTTGATATTACTTTTGCCTCAGCATCAAAAATTGCCGGTCGAGACACGTTAGCCGTGGTGTTAACAGGCATGGGTGCCGACGGCAGAGAAGGTGCTCGTATGCTCAAGAGCGCAGGTGCAACTATCTGGGCTCAAGATGAGGCGAGCTGCGTGGTCTATGGTATGCCACAAGCGGTTACAGCGGCGGGCCTGTCTACTCAGTCGATTGGTCTAGAAGATATGGCTGATTCAATTCTTCGAGAGTCCGGTAATGGCTAA
- a CDS encoding chemotaxis protein CheA, translating into MSFDVDEEILQDFLIEAGEILELLSEQLVTLENNPEDSELLNAIFRGFHTVKGGAGFLSLTPMVDVCHEAENTFDLLRTGKRHVSAELMDIILHAVDAINAMFAQTQAGNQQEPADPILLTNLKLLSSGSPLPSEAGAAEPVADTSGDASIELFDETPLADDSGIELFDTAPQPTSSIAGEGGIDEINDDEFEALLDALHGGGKGPAVTKQAEVSAPAPGQPDDITDDEFESLLDELHGSGQFKEESSSAAAVDAPPAVDSDDISDDEFEKLLDELHGSGGGPGVGDTAPKPAAKPSVPAAAVASPVAAKAAPKPVAQEKKAVAKSAPANMPQAETTVRVDTARLDEIMNMVGELVLVRNRLLSLGISRDDEEMSKALANLDLVTADLQGAVMKTRMQPIKKVFGRFPRVVRDLARSLNKDITLTMIGEDTDLDKNLVEALADPLVHLVRNSVDHGIEMPAEREATGKSRTGTITLSASQEGDHILLKIEDDGAGMDPQKLKEIAVSRGVLDEEGAARMSDLEAYNLIFAPGFSTKVEISDISGRGVGMDVVKTRIAQLNGTIHIDSLKGKGTVLEIKVPLTLAIMPTLMVEVATQVFALPLSSVSEIFHLDLTKTNIVDGQLTVIVRDKAVPLFYLEHWLSRVPSSMKHGDKANGHVVIVQLGTKQIGFVVDSLIGQEEVVIKPLGTMLHGTPGMAGATITSDGGIALILDVPGLLKHYARK; encoded by the coding sequence ATGTCATTCGATGTTGATGAAGAGATACTGCAAGACTTTTTGATCGAAGCCGGTGAGATTTTAGAGCTTTTATCTGAACAGTTAGTCACGTTAGAAAATAACCCTGAAGACTCGGAGTTGCTTAATGCCATTTTTCGAGGATTCCACACCGTAAAAGGTGGAGCGGGATTTCTTAGTTTGACTCCAATGGTCGATGTTTGCCATGAAGCAGAAAACACTTTCGATTTGCTGCGTACTGGCAAACGACATGTTTCTGCCGAGTTGATGGATATTATTTTACATGCAGTTGATGCCATCAACGCTATGTTTGCTCAGACTCAGGCCGGTAACCAACAAGAGCCTGCAGATCCTATCTTACTCACTAACTTGAAGTTATTGAGCTCAGGTTCTCCACTTCCAAGTGAAGCTGGTGCGGCTGAGCCTGTTGCAGATACGTCAGGTGACGCTTCAATTGAACTATTCGATGAGACGCCGCTTGCGGACGATTCTGGTATCGAATTGTTTGATACGGCTCCTCAGCCAACATCGAGTATCGCCGGTGAAGGTGGGATAGATGAGATCAATGATGACGAGTTCGAGGCACTGCTAGATGCATTACATGGCGGTGGCAAAGGCCCAGCTGTAACTAAACAAGCTGAAGTTAGCGCCCCAGCACCGGGCCAACCCGATGACATTACCGATGATGAATTCGAGTCTTTACTCGATGAATTACATGGATCAGGACAATTTAAGGAGGAATCATCCAGTGCAGCAGCTGTAGATGCTCCACCTGCAGTTGATTCTGATGATATATCTGATGACGAATTTGAAAAGCTGCTCGATGAACTTCATGGTTCGGGTGGAGGACCAGGCGTTGGAGATACGGCCCCTAAACCTGCTGCCAAGCCATCTGTGCCAGCGGCTGCAGTTGCCAGTCCAGTAGCGGCGAAAGCCGCACCAAAACCTGTTGCGCAAGAGAAGAAAGCAGTTGCAAAATCGGCACCCGCTAACATGCCTCAGGCTGAAACAACGGTACGTGTCGATACTGCCAGACTCGATGAAATCATGAATATGGTTGGCGAACTCGTGTTAGTACGTAACCGCTTACTCAGCTTAGGTATCTCTCGAGATGATGAAGAGATGTCTAAAGCATTAGCTAACCTTGACTTAGTTACGGCAGATCTGCAGGGCGCAGTCATGAAGACCCGCATGCAACCGATCAAGAAAGTTTTTGGTCGTTTCCCACGTGTAGTGAGAGACCTTGCCCGCAGCTTGAATAAAGATATTACTCTCACCATGATAGGTGAAGACACAGATTTAGATAAGAATTTAGTTGAGGCGTTAGCCGATCCTTTGGTTCACTTAGTGAGAAACTCAGTGGATCATGGTATTGAGATGCCTGCCGAACGTGAGGCGACGGGTAAATCCAGAACCGGTACGATAACCCTCTCGGCGAGCCAAGAAGGTGACCATATCTTGCTCAAAATTGAGGATGATGGCGCTGGCATGGATCCTCAGAAACTCAAAGAAATCGCTGTTAGTCGTGGTGTACTCGATGAGGAAGGAGCCGCTAGGATGTCAGATCTAGAGGCTTATAACCTCATCTTCGCCCCTGGATTTTCCACTAAAGTCGAGATTTCTGATATTTCTGGCCGTGGTGTTGGTATGGACGTAGTTAAAACCCGTATTGCTCAGCTGAACGGGACGATTCATATCGATTCATTAAAGGGTAAAGGGACAGTATTAGAGATTAAAGTTCCGCTGACCTTAGCCATCATGCCCACCTTGATGGTTGAAGTGGCTACTCAAGTGTTTGCATTACCATTGTCGAGTGTCAGTGAGATATTCCATCTCGACTTGACCAAGACCAATATCGTCGACGGCCAATTGACTGTTATCGTGCGAGATAAGGCGGTTCCACTCTTTTATCTAGAGCACTGGTTGAGTCGAGTGCCATCTAGTATGAAGCATGGTGATAAGGCTAATGGACATGTTGTTATTGTCCAGTTAGGTACCAAACAGATAGGTTTCGTTGTGGATTCATTGATTGGCCAGGAGGAAGTCGTGATCAAGCCTCTTGGTACCATGTTGCATGGCACACCTGGTATGGCTGGGGCTACCATCACATCAGATGGTGGTATTGCATTGATTTTAGATGTACCTGGCTTACTTAAGCATTACGCTAGAAAATAA
- a CDS encoding protein phosphatase CheZ encodes MQANTSGLISLEQANKLVELLSQDEQSLADDLIRDIAAPIQKELFDEVGRLTRQLHSAIVDFQVDDRLVELASTEIPDAKERLNYVIDMTEQAANKTMDAVEECLPLANALTTNIQSVKPTWDRLMRREIELSEFKTLCHDVQQFVERSELDSIRLKDLLNQILLAQDFQDLTGQMIKRVIDLVREVENNLVSMLTVFGEQPVSENPTIVDSSVEAEGPIMNAEQRDDVVTGQDEVDDLLSSLGF; translated from the coding sequence ATGCAGGCGAATACTTCAGGGCTCATTTCGTTAGAGCAGGCAAATAAACTTGTAGAATTGCTGTCTCAAGACGAGCAGTCACTCGCTGATGATTTAATCAGAGATATTGCTGCGCCTATTCAAAAGGAACTTTTTGATGAGGTTGGCAGGCTCACTCGTCAGCTACATAGCGCGATCGTTGATTTTCAGGTTGATGATCGACTGGTTGAGCTTGCAAGCACTGAGATCCCGGATGCCAAAGAGCGGCTAAATTATGTCATAGATATGACAGAACAAGCCGCTAATAAAACCATGGATGCCGTTGAAGAATGTTTACCTTTAGCTAACGCACTCACGACCAATATCCAATCGGTTAAACCCACTTGGGATCGTCTTATGAGACGTGAAATTGAACTGAGCGAATTTAAAACCTTGTGTCACGACGTTCAACAATTTGTCGAGCGCAGTGAATTAGATTCTATTCGTTTGAAAGATCTGTTAAACCAAATCTTACTCGCCCAAGATTTTCAGGATTTAACCGGGCAGATGATAAAAAGGGTTATCGATCTGGTTCGTGAAGTTGAAAATAATTTAGTCTCGATGTTGACGGTATTTGGTGAACAACCCGTCAGTGAAAATCCGACAATTGTCGATAGCAGTGTCGAAGCCGAAGGGCCAATCATGAACGCTGAACAACGTGACGATGTCGTCACAGGGCAAGATGAAGTTGATGATCTGCTATCGAGTTTAGGGTTTTAA
- the cheY gene encoding chemotaxis response regulator CheY translates to MDKNMKILVVDDFSTMRRIIKNLLRDLGFNNTQEADDGSTALPMLQKGDFDFVVTDWNMPGMQGIDLLKAIRADDELKNIPVLMVTAEAKREQIIAAAQAGVNGYVVKPFTAATLKEKLDKIFERLG, encoded by the coding sequence TTGGACAAGAATATGAAGATTCTCGTTGTTGACGATTTCTCAACAATGAGACGTATCATCAAGAACTTGTTAAGAGACTTGGGTTTTAACAATACTCAAGAAGCTGATGACGGTTCGACAGCACTACCTATGTTACAGAAAGGAGATTTTGATTTTGTTGTGACCGACTGGAATATGCCGGGTATGCAAGGAATCGATCTGTTAAAAGCGATTCGTGCTGATGACGAATTAAAAAATATCCCTGTGTTGATGGTAACAGCAGAGGCTAAGAGGGAACAGATCATCGCCGCGGCTCAAGCCGGGGTAAATGGCTATGTTGTCAAGCCATTTACGGCAGCGACATTGAAAGAGAAGTTAGACAAAATCTTTGAACGACTCGGTTAA
- a CDS encoding RNA polymerase sigma factor FliA yields the protein MSKASAYTRLDNKTLIVEQYAPLVKKIAHHLLARLPASVQLDDLLQAGMMGLLEASSKFDGNKGAKFETFAGIRIRGSMLDEIRRGDWVPRSVHRNQRRVAQVIDELEQELGRDAKDAEIAQRLDMTLDQYHHILNDVSVGKVIGIEDLGVSVDVISHEDGVNDDTYESIAEDEFHSALVAAIKLLPERDGLVLSLYYDEALNLKEIGAILEVSESRVSQILSQAMLRLKAKLKHWTKK from the coding sequence GTGAGTAAAGCCTCTGCGTATACTCGTTTAGATAATAAAACTTTAATCGTTGAACAATACGCACCGCTTGTAAAAAAAATAGCTCACCATTTGCTCGCTCGTTTACCTGCATCGGTGCAATTAGACGATTTACTGCAAGCAGGCATGATGGGGTTACTAGAAGCTTCGTCAAAGTTTGACGGTAACAAGGGGGCTAAGTTTGAGACTTTTGCGGGTATTCGAATCCGTGGGTCTATGCTTGATGAGATACGTCGTGGAGATTGGGTGCCGAGATCGGTGCACAGAAACCAGAGACGGGTCGCCCAGGTTATCGATGAGCTTGAGCAGGAGCTTGGCAGAGATGCGAAAGATGCCGAGATAGCCCAGAGACTGGACATGACCTTAGATCAATATCATCATATTTTAAATGATGTTTCAGTAGGAAAAGTAATAGGGATTGAAGATTTAGGTGTATCGGTCGATGTTATTAGCCACGAGGATGGGGTTAATGACGATACCTATGAATCGATTGCAGAAGATGAATTTCATTCTGCATTGGTTGCAGCAATTAAGTTATTGCCTGAAAGAGATGGACTAGTTTTGTCGCTTTACTATGATGAAGCTTTAAATTTAAAAGAGATTGGGGCCATTCTTGAGGTTAGTGAGTCACGGGTTAGCCAGATTTTAAGTCAGGCAATGCTCAGACTAAAAGCTAAACTTAAGCATTGGACAAAAAAATAA
- a CDS encoding MinD/ParA family protein: MSRDQASGLRMMNQPYNEKVKVIAVSGGKGGVGKTSVSINTAVALAEKGKRVLVLDADLGLANVDVMLGLRAERNLSHVLSGDTDLDDIIVRGPKGIGIIPATSGTQAMVELSAAQHAGLIRAFSEMRTQFDILIVDTAAGISDMVLSFSRASQDVLVVVCDEPTSITDAYALIKILSREHGVFRFKIVANMVRSLREGMELFAKLSKVTDRFLDVALELVATIPFDENLRKSVRKQKLIVEAYPKSPATIAYHGLANKIISWPIPQQPGGHLEFFVERLVQRPEYQEDRASE; the protein is encoded by the coding sequence ATGAGTCGGGATCAAGCAAGTGGTTTACGTATGATGAATCAACCTTATAACGAAAAAGTAAAAGTAATAGCCGTATCGGGTGGTAAGGGAGGCGTGGGTAAAACCAGTGTTTCTATCAATACCGCCGTTGCGTTAGCCGAAAAAGGTAAGCGTGTACTGGTGCTGGATGCCGACTTAGGTCTGGCAAACGTGGATGTTATGCTTGGCCTTCGCGCCGAACGTAACTTATCCCATGTCTTATCCGGTGATACCGATCTGGACGATATCATAGTGCGAGGCCCTAAAGGGATAGGAATTATTCCTGCAACTTCGGGTACACAAGCTATGGTTGAACTATCAGCAGCACAACATGCTGGGTTAATCCGGGCATTCAGTGAGATGCGAACGCAATTCGACATACTCATCGTCGATACTGCTGCGGGGATTTCCGATATGGTATTAAGCTTCTCCAGAGCCTCTCAGGATGTACTCGTTGTGGTTTGTGATGAACCTACATCAATAACAGATGCTTATGCGCTAATTAAGATACTCAGCAGGGAACATGGCGTCTTCCGCTTTAAAATAGTCGCCAATATGGTAAGAAGTTTACGGGAAGGGATGGAACTCTTTGCTAAGCTTAGTAAAGTTACCGATCGTTTTTTGGATGTCGCACTTGAATTAGTGGCTACAATCCCATTTGATGAGAACTTGCGAAAGTCGGTACGTAAGCAGAAATTAATTGTTGAAGCGTATCCTAAATCGCCAGCAACGATTGCTTACCATGGTTTAGCGAATAAGATCATTAGTTGGCCTATACCGCAGCAACCAGGAGGTCATCTAGAGTTCTTTGTTGAGCGTTTAGTGCAGCGACCAGAGTATCAAGAGGATAGAGCGAGTGAGTAA
- the flhF gene encoding flagellar biosynthesis protein FlhF, producing MKIKRFLAKDMRTALAQVKDTLGSDAVIMSNKKVTGGIEIVAAVDYDEPKPKALMAEKPASAPTFMDLAEEKISLGLKRPVRSEARAKPAPAADSLQALLERQQSRVEQQVSQHTSEELDMPEWAKGLQAPQSKTKSSPPDMQNFANKSSHETKGKASPELEMMREELASLRSLLTHQVTALMHEQKSRVDPVGAMLESKLLDVEFSPTVAKKLSELSEHYTPADLVRALPRSLANMLDNQGDDIVRQGGVVAFVGPTGVGKTTTLAKLAARYAAHHGAEHVALITTDHYRIGAFEQLATYGKIMGCPVKQAHDLNELEQILYQFRNRKLVLIDTAGMGQRDMRLFQQLDNLAANSRLPIRSYLVLSSTGQRRVLEEAVTQFKRIPLSGAILTKLDESVSLAPALSVLIQSGLPLSYVTDGQRVPEDMQVADTFALANKALSVLDNKPAVSNSERSDERAYAFE from the coding sequence GTGAAAATTAAACGTTTCTTAGCAAAAGATATGCGTACGGCATTGGCTCAGGTTAAAGATACCTTAGGATCAGATGCCGTGATTATGTCGAACAAAAAGGTCACTGGTGGGATAGAGATCGTCGCAGCCGTGGATTACGATGAGCCGAAACCAAAGGCCCTAATGGCAGAAAAGCCGGCTTCGGCTCCCACTTTCATGGATTTGGCTGAAGAGAAAATCTCGCTGGGGCTAAAGCGACCTGTTCGCTCTGAAGCCAGAGCCAAGCCGGCGCCTGCGGCCGATTCGCTACAGGCATTGCTAGAGCGGCAACAGAGTCGGGTTGAGCAGCAAGTTTCTCAGCATACCAGTGAAGAATTAGACATGCCTGAATGGGCTAAAGGCTTGCAGGCACCTCAATCGAAAACCAAGTCGTCGCCACCGGATATGCAAAACTTTGCAAATAAGTCTTCACATGAGACGAAGGGGAAAGCTAGCCCTGAGCTTGAGATGATGCGTGAAGAGCTGGCGTCTTTGAGAAGTTTGTTGACCCATCAGGTCACTGCTTTGATGCATGAGCAGAAAAGCAGGGTGGATCCCGTAGGTGCCATGTTAGAAAGTAAATTACTGGATGTTGAGTTTTCACCTACAGTGGCAAAAAAACTGTCTGAATTGAGTGAACATTATACACCAGCAGATCTAGTTAGAGCATTGCCTCGTAGTTTGGCCAATATGTTGGATAATCAAGGTGATGATATAGTACGCCAAGGTGGTGTAGTGGCATTTGTTGGACCAACTGGGGTTGGAAAAACAACAACGCTAGCTAAACTAGCCGCGAGGTATGCAGCACATCACGGCGCAGAGCACGTAGCCTTGATCACAACCGATCATTATCGCATTGGAGCCTTTGAGCAATTGGCAACCTATGGCAAAATAATGGGATGTCCGGTTAAGCAGGCTCATGATCTCAATGAGTTGGAACAAATACTGTATCAGTTCCGTAATCGCAAGCTAGTATTGATAGATACAGCTGGAATGGGTCAAAGAGACATGCGCTTATTCCAGCAACTTGATAATTTAGCTGCAAATAGCAGATTACCTATTCGCAGTTATCTGGTACTGTCATCTACAGGTCAGAGAAGAGTTTTAGAAGAAGCGGTGACACAATTTAAACGTATCCCATTATCTGGTGCGATATTGACGAAATTGGATGAATCAGTTTCCTTAGCTCCCGCATTGAGTGTTTTGATACAAAGTGGGTTACCATTAAGTTATGTTACTGATGGACAAAGAGTTCCAGAAGATATGCAAGTGGCCGATACATTCGCGCTAGCAAACAAAGCGCTATCGGTGTTAGATAATAAACCAGCAGTCAGCAATAGTGAAAGGTCAGATGAAAGGGCCTATGCATTTGAGTAA